The following are encoded together in the Kiritimatiellia bacterium genome:
- a CDS encoding serine/threonine protein kinase: MHDQTTKLEGQTSFDPAGVDFTTLAETPAEPSGKGSQQLTANYKAILRARAIYYPVAYRFLKELGRGRQGVVFLGLRQGARGCVTRHAIKIFDPSIYPNAKKYWTDMGRIAAQTSKLQLVKSPNLVAPEIYEESNGIGYIQMEVVDGVSLRYLLDGKHLEQVKPFCTAAEWSRFTDVIFRVDSGRVCIQPGIALYIMRQALRGLETLHEMGFVHSDIKPANIMIDRLGYVKLVDYGRAVRLNEKVSLLLGTPLYMAPETHRREASIAQSDIYSVGAVGLEMLRGQPLLNLAGKSESDLLAAKLQTAEKLPGLLPDHVRQNAQFVVLLQRFLDPDPKRRYPNAEEAEVGSQGLVLVHKQLAQLGKDTEYGRELENYLAKLMSPLPGQADMPVGGQA, translated from the coding sequence TTGCACGACCAGACAACCAAGCTGGAGGGCCAGACGTCCTTTGATCCGGCCGGCGTGGACTTTACCACGCTGGCGGAAACGCCGGCGGAACCCTCCGGCAAGGGCAGCCAGCAGTTGACGGCCAATTACAAGGCCATCCTGCGGGCCCGGGCCATCTACTACCCCGTGGCCTACCGCTTCCTCAAGGAACTGGGCCGGGGCCGGCAGGGCGTGGTCTTCCTCGGCCTCCGGCAGGGCGCCCGCGGCTGCGTCACCCGGCACGCGATCAAGATTTTCGACCCGTCGATCTACCCCAACGCCAAGAAGTACTGGACGGACATGGGCCGCATCGCCGCCCAGACCTCCAAGCTCCAGCTCGTCAAGAGCCCGAACCTCGTCGCGCCCGAAATCTACGAGGAGAGCAACGGCATCGGCTACATCCAGATGGAGGTCGTGGACGGCGTCAGCCTTCGTTACCTGCTGGACGGGAAGCACCTGGAGCAGGTCAAGCCGTTCTGCACCGCCGCGGAGTGGTCCCGGTTCACCGACGTGATCTTCCGCGTGGACAGCGGCCGGGTGTGCATCCAGCCGGGCATCGCGCTCTACATCATGCGCCAGGCGCTCCGCGGGCTGGAGACCCTGCACGAAATGGGGTTTGTCCACAGCGACATCAAGCCGGCCAACATCATGATCGACCGCCTCGGCTACGTGAAGCTCGTCGACTACGGGCGCGCGGTCCGCCTCAACGAGAAGGTCTCCCTGCTGCTGGGCACGCCGCTGTACATGGCGCCCGAGACCCACCGGCGGGAGGCCAGCATCGCCCAGAGCGACATTTACAGCGTCGGCGCGGTCGGCCTGGAAATGCTGCGCGGCCAGCCGCTGCTGAACCTCGCCGGGAAAAGCGAGTCCGACCTGCTGGCCGCCAAGCTGCAGACCGCCGAGAAACTCCCCGGGCTGCTGCCCGACCATGTACGGCAGAACGCGCAGTTCGTCGTCCTGCTCCAGCGCTTCCTGGATCCCGATCCGAAGCGGCGCTACCCGAACGCGGAGGAGGCCGAGGTCGGAAGCCAGGGCCTCGTGCTCGTGCACAAACAGCTTGCCCAGTTGGGTAAAGATACGGAATATGGGCGGGAATTGGAAAATTACCTGGCCAAGCTCATGAGCCCGCTGCCGGGACAGGCGGACATGCCCGTGGGCGGACAGGCGTGA
- a CDS encoding NAD(P)H-dependent oxidoreductase, producing the protein MNLMHICASNKPIDQSTSKQLAAAFFVRLAESNEDINVTNMDLYNNPPPFLTYDAYRYFWNPVLQPGYIPTNAEKNAAAYALAQTKIFEETDVLVLTMPLWNCGMPAIMKAWLDQVLVPGVVFKYEAGSIIPLHHITRVILLASSADIIKEGDPQDQLTPQLTSILESIGVHDLSIAWADGQHPSHLDAEDRKATAIEAAQELADEVAEGA; encoded by the coding sequence ATGAACCTGATGCACATCTGCGCCAGCAACAAGCCGATCGACCAGTCGACGTCCAAACAGCTCGCGGCGGCTTTCTTTGTCCGGCTGGCGGAATCCAACGAGGATATCAACGTCACGAACATGGATTTGTACAACAATCCGCCCCCCTTCCTGACTTACGACGCCTACCGTTACTTCTGGAACCCCGTCCTGCAACCCGGCTACATCCCGACCAACGCCGAGAAGAACGCGGCGGCCTACGCCCTGGCCCAGACCAAGATCTTCGAGGAAACCGACGTGCTGGTGCTGACGATGCCCCTGTGGAACTGCGGCATGCCGGCGATCATGAAGGCCTGGCTGGACCAGGTGCTGGTGCCCGGCGTGGTCTTCAAGTACGAGGCCGGGAGCATCATCCCCCTCCACCACATCACCCGGGTGATCCTGCTCGCCTCCTCCGCGGACATCATCAAGGAAGGCGACCCGCAGGACCAGTTGACGCCCCAGCTCACGTCCATCCTGGAATCGATCGGCGTCCATGACCTGTCGATCGCGTGGGCCGACGGGCAGCACCCGAGCCACCTCGACGCCGAGGACCGCAAGGCCACCGCCATCGAGG